The following proteins come from a genomic window of Nicotiana tomentosiformis chromosome 12, ASM39032v3, whole genome shotgun sequence:
- the LOC104096149 gene encoding uncharacterized protein, whose protein sequence is MEQNLPVIAKKFWNIVRVAFFMLRKGISKQKLMLDIKLMVKRSKIGSCKSAVQNLMFHHTHHLSLNKRNKHTTTLSANENDVVFVDEAVVNALEMIQSTETAYSPANNLPGFGRTPIVRQLRVTDSPFPLRSEEDNYNHVDEAADEFISKFYRNLRRQSSLSAA, encoded by the coding sequence ATGGAACAGAATTTGCCAGTGATAGCAAAAAAGTTCTGGAACATAGTGCGAGTGGCATTTTTCATGTTGAGAAAAGGCATATCAAAGCAAAAGCTAATGCTTGATATAAAATTAATGGTGAAGCGTAGCAAAATTGGTAGCTGCAAATCTGCTGTCCAAAATCTTATGTTTCACCACACCCATCATTTGTCCTTGAACAAACGAAACAAGCACACTACTACTCTCTCTGCCAATGAAAACGACGTAGTTTTTGTGGATGAAGCTGTGGTTAATGCGTTGGAAATGATTCAGAGTACTGAAACTGCATATTCTCCTGCTAATAATTTGCCTGGTTTTGGGAGGACTCCTATAGTGAGGCAACTTAGGGTTACGGACTCGCCTTTTCCTCTAAGATCAGAAGAAGATAATTATAACCACGTAGATGAAGCAGCTGATGAATTCATTTCCAAGTTTTATAGGAATCTGAGGCGGCAATCTTCGCTTTCTGCTGCTTAA